One genomic segment of Prochlorococcus marinus str. MIT 0919 includes these proteins:
- the psb29 gene encoding photosystem II biogenesis protein Psp29, with the protein MGERQTVSESKAIFHKEFPFVVPAVYRRLIDELIVELNLLSHQEDFEPDGMFSLGLTSIFNEFSKGYQPETQKSKILPAICKATGLSFQKIQDFSNNAKDLANKISIEEIKDASKGNKNKEEANLIKGIIKVNNHYSRIIAIGLFKFYEAMDVLKTSSQDDTLIRDLSSYIGIKKERFDKDVSIYKSNIDKIEKALELIQLNIKDEKRRSKEKKENQEANTE; encoded by the coding sequence TTGGGTGAAAGACAAACTGTATCTGAAAGTAAAGCCATATTCCACAAGGAGTTCCCTTTTGTTGTTCCTGCAGTCTATAGAAGACTTATTGACGAATTGATCGTTGAATTAAATCTTTTAAGCCACCAAGAAGATTTCGAACCAGATGGTATGTTTTCACTAGGTTTAACAAGTATTTTCAACGAATTCTCAAAAGGATATCAACCTGAAACACAGAAGTCAAAAATTCTTCCAGCAATTTGCAAAGCAACAGGATTATCATTCCAAAAGATCCAAGACTTTTCAAATAATGCGAAAGATCTAGCCAATAAAATAAGTATTGAAGAAATAAAAGACGCTTCTAAGGGGAATAAAAACAAAGAAGAAGCTAATTTAATAAAAGGTATTATTAAGGTGAATAATCATTACTCAAGAATTATTGCTATTGGATTGTTCAAATTTTATGAGGCCATGGATGTGCTAAAAACAAGCAGTCAAGACGATACTCTCATAAGAGACTTGAGTAGTTATATCGGTATAAAGAAAGAAAGGTTTGATAAAGATGTAAGTATATATAAAAGCAACATAGATAAAATTGAAAAAGCGCTGGAACTTATACAACTAAATATAAAAGACGAGAAAAGGAGATCTAAAGAAAAGAAGGAAAATCAAGAAGCTAACACAGAATAA
- a CDS encoding DUF2103 domain-containing protein encodes MGRVVLNHSTHINGLIKILKKLSKNEKIKSITPAVISNGKKARPRLELRVTRKVLGGYKLIARKGSMAQVVYIIASLDKPELEELIANNIND; translated from the coding sequence ATGGGAAGGGTCGTACTAAATCACAGCACACATATAAATGGCCTAATAAAAATCCTAAAAAAACTTTCAAAAAATGAAAAGATAAAATCAATAACTCCTGCGGTAATTTCAAATGGGAAGAAGGCACGCCCTAGACTGGAATTAAGAGTAACTAGAAAGGTGCTTGGTGGATATAAACTAATTGCAAGGAAGGGGTCAATGGCTCAAGTTGTCTACATAATTGCAAGTCTTGACAAGCCAGAGCTAGAGGAACTTATAGCAAATAATATTAATGATTAG
- the ftsH gene encoding ATP-dependent zinc metalloprotease FtsH, producing MNQRLRLILLWLLPIGMIVLISWQVLGNGGTQVISQSNSSLSSRNSAVSRMSYGRFIDYINSGRVTSVDIFDGGRNAVVEAIDPELDNRVQRIRVDLPGLAPELINKLKEEGISFDIHPTKTPPPALGIIGNLFFPILLIGGLIFLARRSNSMPGGPGQAMQFGKTKARFAMEAETGVKFDDVAGVNEAKQDLEEVVTFLKQPERFTSVGAEIPKGVLLVGPPGTGKTLLAKAIAGEAGVPFFSLSGSEFVEMFVGVGASRVRDLFKRAKENSPCLIFIDEIDAVGRQRGAGIGGGNDEREQTLNQLLTEMDGFEGNSGIIIIAATNRPDVLDSALMRPGRFDRQVSVDAPDIKGRLSILEVHSRNKKLDKVLSLENIARRTPGFTGADLANLLNEAAILTARRRKDSISILEIDDAVDRIIAGMEGQPLTDGRSKRLIAYHEVGHAIIGSLVKDHDPVQKVTLIPRGQAKGLTWFSPDDEQMLVSKAQLKARIMGALGGRAAEDVIFGDGEVTTGAGGDIQQVASMARQMVTRFGMSNLGPVSLESGSQEVFIGRDLMTRNDISDAIAKQIDDQVRKIVKGCYKETLEIIRNNKTAMDKLVDILVEKETMDGDEFRKVLSNYSNIPNKKKVENE from the coding sequence ATGAATCAGAGATTAAGGCTAATACTTCTTTGGTTGCTCCCTATAGGCATGATTGTCCTAATAAGTTGGCAAGTTCTTGGGAATGGAGGGACTCAAGTAATCAGTCAAAGCAATTCTTCTCTTAGTTCAAGAAACTCTGCAGTCTCAAGAATGAGTTATGGAAGATTCATTGACTATATAAATTCAGGTCGTGTTACCTCTGTAGATATTTTTGATGGTGGTAGAAATGCAGTTGTTGAAGCTATAGATCCTGAGTTAGACAATAGGGTTCAAAGAATAAGAGTAGACCTTCCTGGCTTAGCCCCAGAACTTATAAATAAGCTTAAGGAGGAAGGCATAAGTTTCGATATACATCCAACAAAAACACCTCCACCTGCCCTTGGAATAATTGGTAACCTCTTCTTTCCAATTCTTTTAATTGGAGGATTAATATTTTTAGCTAGAAGGTCGAATTCAATGCCCGGTGGACCTGGGCAGGCTATGCAATTTGGTAAAACAAAAGCAAGGTTTGCAATGGAGGCGGAAACAGGAGTGAAATTTGATGATGTAGCAGGAGTAAATGAAGCAAAGCAAGATCTAGAAGAGGTGGTCACATTTTTGAAACAACCAGAAAGGTTTACTTCTGTGGGTGCTGAGATACCAAAGGGGGTTCTACTCGTAGGTCCTCCTGGGACTGGTAAAACACTTCTAGCAAAAGCAATTGCTGGCGAAGCAGGGGTACCTTTCTTCTCTCTATCAGGTTCAGAGTTTGTTGAAATGTTTGTTGGAGTAGGAGCAAGCAGAGTAAGAGATTTATTTAAACGGGCAAAAGAGAATAGTCCTTGTTTGATTTTTATTGATGAAATAGATGCAGTTGGAAGACAGCGAGGTGCGGGAATTGGCGGAGGAAATGATGAAAGAGAGCAAACTCTTAACCAATTGCTTACAGAAATGGATGGTTTTGAAGGAAATAGTGGGATAATTATTATTGCTGCAACAAATAGGCCGGATGTTCTAGATTCAGCATTGATGAGACCTGGAAGATTTGACAGACAAGTATCTGTAGATGCACCTGATATAAAAGGTCGACTATCAATACTAGAAGTTCATTCAAGGAATAAAAAACTTGACAAGGTTTTATCTCTTGAAAATATAGCAAGAAGAACTCCAGGTTTTACAGGAGCAGATCTTGCAAACTTGTTAAACGAGGCAGCTATACTTACAGCCAGGAGAAGAAAGGATTCAATCAGTATTTTAGAGATAGATGATGCAGTAGACAGGATAATTGCAGGAATGGAAGGTCAACCTTTAACTGATGGAAGAAGTAAACGATTAATTGCATATCACGAAGTGGGACATGCAATTATTGGTTCACTTGTAAAAGATCATGACCCTGTACAAAAGGTAACTCTAATTCCTAGAGGTCAAGCAAAAGGTCTTACATGGTTCTCTCCCGATGATGAACAAATGCTAGTTAGCAAGGCTCAATTAAAAGCAAGAATAATGGGAGCCTTAGGTGGAAGAGCAGCGGAAGATGTTATTTTTGGAGACGGAGAAGTAACTACAGGAGCAGGGGGAGATATTCAACAAGTTGCATCAATGGCTCGTCAAATGGTTACAAGGTTTGGGATGAGTAATTTAGGTCCAGTTTCACTAGAAAGCGGCTCGCAAGAAGTTTTTATTGGAAGAGATTTAATGACCAGAAATGATATTTCTGATGCAATAGCCAAACAAATAGATGACCAAGTTAGAAAAATAGTAAAAGGCTGTTATAAAGAAACACTAGAAATAATCAGAAACAACAAAACAGCAATGGATAAACTTGTAGATATACTTGTTGAGAAAGAAACTATGGACGGAGATGAATTTAGAAAGGTTCTATCAAACTATTCAAATATTCCTAATAAAAAGAAAGTAGAAAATGAGTAA
- the petN gene encoding cytochrome b6-f complex subunit PetN has protein sequence MLFTFAWASLAAIFTFSIAMVVWGRNGDGTIDF, from the coding sequence ATGCTATTTACTTTCGCTTGGGCTTCTTTAGCTGCTATCTTTACCTTTTCTATAGCTATGGTAGTTTGGGGTAGGAATGGTGATGGAACAATTGATTTCTAA
- a CDS encoding DUF2939 domain-containing protein translates to MRIRFYLVSLISIVFGGYLYATPYFSIISLKNAIEDKNSVVASRYINYKTVRESLKKEAKKVVIANLTSNSSSRKYSSLELILLEPIINNLTNILIESTVTPSGLNYLLNTGSLANSKSISGVNDLSYREDTNISQEPKPKTNENDIFLGYISINKFILKKDIESQRRTITTYWDRWRFINWRLSQIKIVPYP, encoded by the coding sequence ATGAGAATTAGATTTTACTTAGTATCTCTTATATCTATTGTTTTTGGTGGTTATCTATACGCCACTCCATATTTTTCTATCATTTCACTTAAAAACGCAATTGAAGATAAAAATAGCGTTGTTGCTAGTAGATATATTAATTACAAAACAGTACGGGAAAGCCTAAAGAAAGAAGCAAAAAAGGTTGTCATTGCCAATCTTACTTCTAACAGTTCATCACGAAAATATTCTTCATTAGAACTAATATTATTAGAGCCAATTATCAATAATCTTACAAACATATTAATAGAGTCAACTGTCACACCTAGTGGCTTAAACTATCTACTAAATACTGGAAGTCTTGCTAATTCAAAAAGCATTTCAGGTGTTAATGACTTATCTTATAGAGAAGATACAAATATTTCCCAGGAACCTAAACCTAAGACTAATGAGAACGATATTTTTCTTGGTTACATTTCTATTAATAAGTTTATATTAAAAAAAGATATTGAATCTCAAAGAAGAACAATTACAACCTATTGGGATAGGTGGAGGTTTATAAATTGGAGACTTTCACAGATTAAAATAGTACCCTATCCCTAA
- the clpP gene encoding ATP-dependent Clp endopeptidase proteolytic subunit ClpP — protein MIPIVIEETGRGERAFDIYSRLLRERIIFLGEPVTSDSANRIVAQLLFLEAEDPEKDIFLYINSPGGSVYDGLGIFDTMQHVKPDIQTVCVGLAASMGAFLLCAGAKGKRSSLRHSRIMIHQPLGGARGQASDIRIQADEILFLKNRLNKELAERTNQPLERISQDTDRDFYMSPEEALKYGLIDNVFSKRPVNIV, from the coding sequence ATGATACCGATTGTAATTGAAGAAACAGGTCGTGGGGAAAGAGCCTTTGATATTTACTCTCGCCTTTTAAGAGAAAGAATTATTTTCCTTGGAGAGCCAGTTACCAGTGATTCTGCTAATAGAATAGTTGCTCAACTCTTATTCTTGGAAGCTGAAGATCCCGAAAAAGATATTTTTTTATATATAAATTCCCCAGGCGGCTCTGTTTATGATGGCCTTGGTATCTTCGATACGATGCAACACGTTAAGCCGGACATCCAAACCGTCTGCGTCGGCCTCGCAGCAAGTATGGGAGCTTTCCTTCTGTGTGCCGGTGCCAAAGGAAAGAGGAGTAGTCTTAGGCACTCGAGAATCATGATTCATCAACCTTTAGGTGGAGCAAGAGGCCAAGCAAGCGATATACGTATACAAGCAGATGAAATTCTTTTCCTTAAAAATCGCCTTAATAAAGAATTAGCTGAAAGAACTAATCAGCCTCTAGAAAGAATTTCACAAGATACTGATAGAGATTTTTATATGTCTCCTGAAGAAGCACTTAAGTATGGGTTAATAGATAATGTCTTTAGCAAGAGACCTGTAAATATTGTTTAG